A window of Rhinatrema bivittatum chromosome 2, aRhiBiv1.1, whole genome shotgun sequence contains these coding sequences:
- the LOC115083459 gene encoding oocyte zinc finger protein XlCOF6-like isoform X6 translates to MAAGAGEQDNEVIQEEKRENREEHPIVLALTQRQSGNICENLSQRTKRGNTCQSQQALEKKQRDPARDSPDGIAACVRIDREVTDISKQQRDLRAERPSQSNSSDQMTSDLHQSHLIAERPLQSNNSNQMNSEMNQRAERPFQSTNGDQITSSLHQMVEKGKKTFHCDSCGKIFDRKRHFVLHQKTHIGARPFPCSQCGKWFTHKLTLRLHQRIHTRENNFTYIECKKNISNRKCLVMHQSTHKGKNPSHCPQDGESYSSEFSLLNHQKMETEDRTFSCSESRENIIYKQDLIINQTTQTEEELSMCTGGDRNFNQKENFPEQLKCQPGERGISRNECNESLCEEKVFSGDRKKYTGGRPLSCIQSEKILSKNADVPHEKKIPKAESQFICTKWGKSFRQKRGLIIHQRVHTGVKPFKCSECGKSFREIGTLQRHQIIHTEEKTFTCSEFGKSFSQKKSHIWHRSTHTGVKLFPCSECHKSFKTKGVLKIHQRIHTGEKPFTCSECGKSFSRKENLKSHLRIHTGDKPFTCNECGKSFSQKQHLKSHQRIHTGENPFTCSECGKSFRQKGSFKSHQRIHTGEKPFTCSECGKSFSRKENLKSHLRIHTGDKPFTCNECGKSFSWKVHLKFHQRFHTGEKPFTCSECDKSFSQKEDLKSHQRIHTGENPFICSECGKSFNRKGNFKCHQRIHTGEKPFTCSECGKSFRQKGSFKSHQRIHTGENPFTCSECGKSFSQKEHLKSHQRFHTGEKPFTCSECGKSFSQKQHLKSHQRIHTGDNPFTCSECGKSFNRKGNFKCHQRIHTGEKPFTCSECGKHFSQNGNFKRHQRNHLHVLKVVKV, encoded by the exons ATGGCTGCAGGTGCTGGAGAACAAG ACAATGAGGTCAtacaggaagagaagagggagaatcgagaagaacatCCTATAGTACTGGCACTTACACAAAGACAATCAGGAAATATCTGTGAAAATCTTTCCCAGAGGACTAAAAGGGGAAACACTTGCCAAAGTCAGCAGGCATTGGAGAAGAAGCAGCGAGACCCTGCAAGAGACTCACCGGATGGAATCGCTGCTTGTGTGAGAATTGACAGGGAGGTCACAGACATCTCCAAGCAGCAGAGAGACTTGAGAGCAGAGAGACCCTCCCAGAGTAATAGCAgtgatcaaatgacttctgacctcCATCAGAGCCACTTGATAGCAGAGAGACCATTACAAAGTAACAACAGTAATCAAATGAATTCTGAAATGAACCAgagagcagagagacccttccAGAGTACTAACGGTGATCAAATTACTTCTTCTCTGCACCAAATggtggagaaagggaagaaaaccTTTCACTGTGATAGCTGTGGGAAAATCTTTGATAGGAAACGTCATTTTGTATTGCACCAGAAAACTCACATAGGAGCAAGACCTTTTCCATGCTCTCAGTGTGGAAAATGGTTCACACATAAGTTAACCCTGAgattacaccagagaatccacactcgAGAGAACAATTTCACTTATATTGAATGTAAGAAAAACATTTCCAACAGGAAATGTCTAGTAATGCACCAAAGTACACACAAAGGTAAGAACCCCTCTCATTGCCCTCAAGATGGGGAATCTTACAGCTCTGAGTTCTCTTTATTAAATCACCAGAAAATGGAGACAGAAGACAGAACATTTTCATGCTCTGAAAGTAGGGAAAACATCATTTACAAGCAAGACTTAATAATAAACCAAACAACACAGACAGAAGAAGAATTATCCATGTGTACTGGTGGTGACAGAAACTTCAATCAGAAAGAAAACTTCCCAGAACAATTAAAATGCCAACCAGGTGAGAGAGGAATTTCACGTAATGAATGCAATGAAAGCTTATGTGAGGAGAAAGTATTTTCAggagacagaaaaaaatatactggtgggagaccattgtcttgtattCAGTCTGAAAAAATCTTAAGTAAGAATGCTGATGTTCCACATGAGAAGAAAATCCCCAAAGCAGAAAGCCAGTTTATATGTACTAAGTGGGGTAAAAGCTTCAGGCAGAAGCGTGGCCTCATCATTCACCAGAGAGTCCACACCGGAgtgaaaccatttaaatgtagtgagtgtggtaaaagtttcagggAGATTGGAACCCTGCAACGGCACCAGATAATCCATACAgaagaaaaaacatttacatgtagtgaatttggcaaaagcttcagtcagaagaaATCTCACATTTGGCATCGAAGTACCCACACTGGAGTCAAACTGTTCCCATGCTCTGAGTGTCATAAAAGCTTTAAAACAAAGGGAGTACTGAAAatccatcagagaatccacacaggagagaagccatttacatgtagtgagtgtggtaaaagtttcagtagGAAAGAAAATCTCAAATCTCACctaagaatccacacaggagacaagccatttacatgtaatgagtgtGGGAAAAGTTTCAGTCAGAAACAACATCTCAAAtctcaccagagaatccacacaggagagaatccatttacatgtagtgagtgtggtaaaagttttaGACAGAAAGGAAGCTTCAAatcccaccagagaatccacacaggagagaagccatttacatgtagtgagtgtggtaaaagtttcagtagGAAAGAAAATCTCAAATCTCACctaagaatccacacaggagacaagccatttacatgtaatgagtgtGGGAAAAGTTTCAGTTGGAAAGTGCATCTCAAATTCCACCAGAGattccacacaggagagaagccatttacatgtagtgagtgtgataaaagtttcagtCAGAAAGAAGATCTCAAAtctcaccagagaatccacacaggagagaatcCATTtatatgtagtgagtgtggtaaaagtttcaatcGGAAAGGAAACTTCAAATGTCAccaaagaatccacacaggagagaagccatttacatgtagtgaatgtggtaaaagttttaGACAGAAAGGAAGCTTCAAatcccaccagagaatccacacaggagagaatccatttacatgtagtgagtgtggtaaaagtttcagtcagAAAGAACATCTCAAATCCCACCAGAGattccacacaggagagaagccatttacatgtagtgagtgtggtaaaagtttcagtcagAAACAACATCTCAAAtctcaccagagaatccacacaggagataatccatttacatgtagtgagtgtggtaaaagtttcaatcGGAAAGGAAACTTCAAAtgtcaccagagaatccacacaggagagaagccatttacatgtagtgagtgtggcaAACATTTCAGTCAGAATGGAAACTTCAAACGTCaccagagaaaccatttacatgtattgaAAGTAGTAAAAGTTTAA
- the LOC115083459 gene encoding zinc finger protein 585A-like isoform X1, with the protein MKTALGVFPSPEPDPSLVKAVADPPRSENVTGVAVSPFPDPLQPRTLHSLWMVRVRLEATLSSKLERIQGEISSLELRSVTQEKKISAHAKWLQVLENKEEGGCLDEGQKELYRDVKNYEILSSVADNEVIQEEKRENREEHPIVLALTQRQSGNICENLSQRTKRGNTCQSQQALEKKQRDPARDSPDGIAACVRIDREVTDISKQQRDLRAERPSQSNSSDQMTSDLHQSHLIAERPLQSNNSNQMNSEMNQRAERPFQSTNGDQITSSLHQMVEKGKKTFHCDSCGKIFDRKRHFVLHQKTHIGARPFPCSQCGKWFTHKLTLRLHQRIHTRENNFTYIECKKNISNRKCLVMHQSTHKGKNPSHCPQDGESYSSEFSLLNHQKMETEDRTFSCSESRENIIYKQDLIINQTTQTEEELSMCTGGDRNFNQKENFPEQLKCQPGERGISRNECNESLCEEKVFSGDRKKYTGGRPLSCIQSEKILSKNADVPHEKKIPKAESQFICTKWGKSFRQKRGLIIHQRVHTGVKPFKCSECGKSFREIGTLQRHQIIHTEEKTFTCSEFGKSFSQKKSHIWHRSTHTGVKLFPCSECHKSFKTKGVLKIHQRIHTGEKPFTCSECGKSFSRKENLKSHLRIHTGDKPFTCNECGKSFSQKQHLKSHQRIHTGENPFTCSECGKSFRQKGSFKSHQRIHTGEKPFTCSECGKSFSRKENLKSHLRIHTGDKPFTCNECGKSFSWKVHLKFHQRFHTGEKPFTCSECDKSFSQKEDLKSHQRIHTGENPFICSECGKSFNRKGNFKCHQRIHTGEKPFTCSECGKSFRQKGSFKSHQRIHTGENPFTCSECGKSFSQKEHLKSHQRFHTGEKPFTCSECGKSFSQKQHLKSHQRIHTGDNPFTCSECGKSFNRKGNFKCHQRIHTGEKPFTCSECGKHFSQNGNFKRHQRNHLHVLKVVKV; encoded by the exons ATGAAGACAGCACTGGGAGTTTTCCCTTCACCAGAGCCCGATCCCTCCCTGGTGAAGGCTGTGGCTGATCCCCCAAGATCAGAAAATGTTACAGGGGTGGCTGTGTCCCCCTTCCCAGATCCACTGCAGCCCAGAACTTTGCACTCTTTGTGGATGGTTCGGGTGCGTCTGGAAGCGACACTTAGCAGCAAGTTGGAAAGGATTCAAGGGGAAATCTCCTCGCTGGAGCTGCGCTCAGTGACccaggagaagaaaatctctgCTCATGCTAAATGGCTGCAGGTGCTGGAGAACAAG gaggaaggggggtgtttagatgaaggacagaaggagctttacagggatgTGAAGAATTATGAGATCCTGAGCTCTGTAG CAGACAATGAGGTCAtacaggaagagaagagggagaatcgagaagaacatCCTATAGTACTGGCACTTACACAAAGACAATCAGGAAATATCTGTGAAAATCTTTCCCAGAGGACTAAAAGGGGAAACACTTGCCAAAGTCAGCAGGCATTGGAGAAGAAGCAGCGAGACCCTGCAAGAGACTCACCGGATGGAATCGCTGCTTGTGTGAGAATTGACAGGGAGGTCACAGACATCTCCAAGCAGCAGAGAGACTTGAGAGCAGAGAGACCCTCCCAGAGTAATAGCAgtgatcaaatgacttctgacctcCATCAGAGCCACTTGATAGCAGAGAGACCATTACAAAGTAACAACAGTAATCAAATGAATTCTGAAATGAACCAgagagcagagagacccttccAGAGTACTAACGGTGATCAAATTACTTCTTCTCTGCACCAAATggtggagaaagggaagaaaaccTTTCACTGTGATAGCTGTGGGAAAATCTTTGATAGGAAACGTCATTTTGTATTGCACCAGAAAACTCACATAGGAGCAAGACCTTTTCCATGCTCTCAGTGTGGAAAATGGTTCACACATAAGTTAACCCTGAgattacaccagagaatccacactcgAGAGAACAATTTCACTTATATTGAATGTAAGAAAAACATTTCCAACAGGAAATGTCTAGTAATGCACCAAAGTACACACAAAGGTAAGAACCCCTCTCATTGCCCTCAAGATGGGGAATCTTACAGCTCTGAGTTCTCTTTATTAAATCACCAGAAAATGGAGACAGAAGACAGAACATTTTCATGCTCTGAAAGTAGGGAAAACATCATTTACAAGCAAGACTTAATAATAAACCAAACAACACAGACAGAAGAAGAATTATCCATGTGTACTGGTGGTGACAGAAACTTCAATCAGAAAGAAAACTTCCCAGAACAATTAAAATGCCAACCAGGTGAGAGAGGAATTTCACGTAATGAATGCAATGAAAGCTTATGTGAGGAGAAAGTATTTTCAggagacagaaaaaaatatactggtgggagaccattgtcttgtattCAGTCTGAAAAAATCTTAAGTAAGAATGCTGATGTTCCACATGAGAAGAAAATCCCCAAAGCAGAAAGCCAGTTTATATGTACTAAGTGGGGTAAAAGCTTCAGGCAGAAGCGTGGCCTCATCATTCACCAGAGAGTCCACACCGGAgtgaaaccatttaaatgtagtgagtgtggtaaaagtttcagggAGATTGGAACCCTGCAACGGCACCAGATAATCCATACAgaagaaaaaacatttacatgtagtgaatttggcaaaagcttcagtcagaagaaATCTCACATTTGGCATCGAAGTACCCACACTGGAGTCAAACTGTTCCCATGCTCTGAGTGTCATAAAAGCTTTAAAACAAAGGGAGTACTGAAAatccatcagagaatccacacaggagagaagccatttacatgtagtgagtgtggtaaaagtttcagtagGAAAGAAAATCTCAAATCTCACctaagaatccacacaggagacaagccatttacatgtaatgagtgtGGGAAAAGTTTCAGTCAGAAACAACATCTCAAAtctcaccagagaatccacacaggagagaatccatttacatgtagtgagtgtggtaaaagttttaGACAGAAAGGAAGCTTCAAatcccaccagagaatccacacaggagagaagccatttacatgtagtgagtgtggtaaaagtttcagtagGAAAGAAAATCTCAAATCTCACctaagaatccacacaggagacaagccatttacatgtaatgagtgtGGGAAAAGTTTCAGTTGGAAAGTGCATCTCAAATTCCACCAGAGattccacacaggagagaagccatttacatgtagtgagtgtgataaaagtttcagtCAGAAAGAAGATCTCAAAtctcaccagagaatccacacaggagagaatcCATTtatatgtagtgagtgtggtaaaagtttcaatcGGAAAGGAAACTTCAAATGTCAccaaagaatccacacaggagagaagccatttacatgtagtgaatgtggtaaaagttttaGACAGAAAGGAAGCTTCAAatcccaccagagaatccacacaggagagaatccatttacatgtagtgagtgtggtaaaagtttcagtcagAAAGAACATCTCAAATCCCACCAGAGattccacacaggagagaagccatttacatgtagtgagtgtggtaaaagtttcagtcagAAACAACATCTCAAAtctcaccagagaatccacacaggagataatccatttacatgtagtgagtgtggtaaaagtttcaatcGGAAAGGAAACTTCAAAtgtcaccagagaatccacacaggagagaagccatttacatgtagtgagtgtggcaAACATTTCAGTCAGAATGGAAACTTCAAACGTCaccagagaaaccatttacatgtattgaAAGTAGTAAAAGTTTAA
- the LOC115083459 gene encoding zinc finger protein 585A-like isoform X2: MKTALGVFPSPEPDPSLVKAVADPPRSENVTGVAVSPFPDPLQPRTLHSLWMVRVRLEATLSSKLERIQGEISSLELRSVTQEKKISAHAKWLQVLENKEEGGCLDEGQKELYRDVKNYEILSSVDNEVIQEEKRENREEHPIVLALTQRQSGNICENLSQRTKRGNTCQSQQALEKKQRDPARDSPDGIAACVRIDREVTDISKQQRDLRAERPSQSNSSDQMTSDLHQSHLIAERPLQSNNSNQMNSEMNQRAERPFQSTNGDQITSSLHQMVEKGKKTFHCDSCGKIFDRKRHFVLHQKTHIGARPFPCSQCGKWFTHKLTLRLHQRIHTRENNFTYIECKKNISNRKCLVMHQSTHKGKNPSHCPQDGESYSSEFSLLNHQKMETEDRTFSCSESRENIIYKQDLIINQTTQTEEELSMCTGGDRNFNQKENFPEQLKCQPGERGISRNECNESLCEEKVFSGDRKKYTGGRPLSCIQSEKILSKNADVPHEKKIPKAESQFICTKWGKSFRQKRGLIIHQRVHTGVKPFKCSECGKSFREIGTLQRHQIIHTEEKTFTCSEFGKSFSQKKSHIWHRSTHTGVKLFPCSECHKSFKTKGVLKIHQRIHTGEKPFTCSECGKSFSRKENLKSHLRIHTGDKPFTCNECGKSFSQKQHLKSHQRIHTGENPFTCSECGKSFRQKGSFKSHQRIHTGEKPFTCSECGKSFSRKENLKSHLRIHTGDKPFTCNECGKSFSWKVHLKFHQRFHTGEKPFTCSECDKSFSQKEDLKSHQRIHTGENPFICSECGKSFNRKGNFKCHQRIHTGEKPFTCSECGKSFRQKGSFKSHQRIHTGENPFTCSECGKSFSQKEHLKSHQRFHTGEKPFTCSECGKSFSQKQHLKSHQRIHTGDNPFTCSECGKSFNRKGNFKCHQRIHTGEKPFTCSECGKHFSQNGNFKRHQRNHLHVLKVVKV; encoded by the exons ATGAAGACAGCACTGGGAGTTTTCCCTTCACCAGAGCCCGATCCCTCCCTGGTGAAGGCTGTGGCTGATCCCCCAAGATCAGAAAATGTTACAGGGGTGGCTGTGTCCCCCTTCCCAGATCCACTGCAGCCCAGAACTTTGCACTCTTTGTGGATGGTTCGGGTGCGTCTGGAAGCGACACTTAGCAGCAAGTTGGAAAGGATTCAAGGGGAAATCTCCTCGCTGGAGCTGCGCTCAGTGACccaggagaagaaaatctctgCTCATGCTAAATGGCTGCAGGTGCTGGAGAACAAG gaggaaggggggtgtttagatgaaggacagaaggagctttacagggatgTGAAGAATTATGAGATCCTGAGCTCTGTAG ACAATGAGGTCAtacaggaagagaagagggagaatcgagaagaacatCCTATAGTACTGGCACTTACACAAAGACAATCAGGAAATATCTGTGAAAATCTTTCCCAGAGGACTAAAAGGGGAAACACTTGCCAAAGTCAGCAGGCATTGGAGAAGAAGCAGCGAGACCCTGCAAGAGACTCACCGGATGGAATCGCTGCTTGTGTGAGAATTGACAGGGAGGTCACAGACATCTCCAAGCAGCAGAGAGACTTGAGAGCAGAGAGACCCTCCCAGAGTAATAGCAgtgatcaaatgacttctgacctcCATCAGAGCCACTTGATAGCAGAGAGACCATTACAAAGTAACAACAGTAATCAAATGAATTCTGAAATGAACCAgagagcagagagacccttccAGAGTACTAACGGTGATCAAATTACTTCTTCTCTGCACCAAATggtggagaaagggaagaaaaccTTTCACTGTGATAGCTGTGGGAAAATCTTTGATAGGAAACGTCATTTTGTATTGCACCAGAAAACTCACATAGGAGCAAGACCTTTTCCATGCTCTCAGTGTGGAAAATGGTTCACACATAAGTTAACCCTGAgattacaccagagaatccacactcgAGAGAACAATTTCACTTATATTGAATGTAAGAAAAACATTTCCAACAGGAAATGTCTAGTAATGCACCAAAGTACACACAAAGGTAAGAACCCCTCTCATTGCCCTCAAGATGGGGAATCTTACAGCTCTGAGTTCTCTTTATTAAATCACCAGAAAATGGAGACAGAAGACAGAACATTTTCATGCTCTGAAAGTAGGGAAAACATCATTTACAAGCAAGACTTAATAATAAACCAAACAACACAGACAGAAGAAGAATTATCCATGTGTACTGGTGGTGACAGAAACTTCAATCAGAAAGAAAACTTCCCAGAACAATTAAAATGCCAACCAGGTGAGAGAGGAATTTCACGTAATGAATGCAATGAAAGCTTATGTGAGGAGAAAGTATTTTCAggagacagaaaaaaatatactggtgggagaccattgtcttgtattCAGTCTGAAAAAATCTTAAGTAAGAATGCTGATGTTCCACATGAGAAGAAAATCCCCAAAGCAGAAAGCCAGTTTATATGTACTAAGTGGGGTAAAAGCTTCAGGCAGAAGCGTGGCCTCATCATTCACCAGAGAGTCCACACCGGAgtgaaaccatttaaatgtagtgagtgtggtaaaagtttcagggAGATTGGAACCCTGCAACGGCACCAGATAATCCATACAgaagaaaaaacatttacatgtagtgaatttggcaaaagcttcagtcagaagaaATCTCACATTTGGCATCGAAGTACCCACACTGGAGTCAAACTGTTCCCATGCTCTGAGTGTCATAAAAGCTTTAAAACAAAGGGAGTACTGAAAatccatcagagaatccacacaggagagaagccatttacatgtagtgagtgtggtaaaagtttcagtagGAAAGAAAATCTCAAATCTCACctaagaatccacacaggagacaagccatttacatgtaatgagtgtGGGAAAAGTTTCAGTCAGAAACAACATCTCAAAtctcaccagagaatccacacaggagagaatccatttacatgtagtgagtgtggtaaaagttttaGACAGAAAGGAAGCTTCAAatcccaccagagaatccacacaggagagaagccatttacatgtagtgagtgtggtaaaagtttcagtagGAAAGAAAATCTCAAATCTCACctaagaatccacacaggagacaagccatttacatgtaatgagtgtGGGAAAAGTTTCAGTTGGAAAGTGCATCTCAAATTCCACCAGAGattccacacaggagagaagccatttacatgtagtgagtgtgataaaagtttcagtCAGAAAGAAGATCTCAAAtctcaccagagaatccacacaggagagaatcCATTtatatgtagtgagtgtggtaaaagtttcaatcGGAAAGGAAACTTCAAATGTCAccaaagaatccacacaggagagaagccatttacatgtagtgaatgtggtaaaagttttaGACAGAAAGGAAGCTTCAAatcccaccagagaatccacacaggagagaatccatttacatgtagtgagtgtggtaaaagtttcagtcagAAAGAACATCTCAAATCCCACCAGAGattccacacaggagagaagccatttacatgtagtgagtgtggtaaaagtttcagtcagAAACAACATCTCAAAtctcaccagagaatccacacaggagataatccatttacatgtagtgagtgtggtaaaagtttcaatcGGAAAGGAAACTTCAAAtgtcaccagagaatccacacaggagagaagccatttacatgtagtgagtgtggcaAACATTTCAGTCAGAATGGAAACTTCAAACGTCaccagagaaaccatttacatgtattgaAAGTAGTAAAAGTTTAA
- the LOC115083459 gene encoding oocyte zinc finger protein XlCOF6-like isoform X5, producing MAAGAGEQADNEVIQEEKRENREEHPIVLALTQRQSGNICENLSQRTKRGNTCQSQQALEKKQRDPARDSPDGIAACVRIDREVTDISKQQRDLRAERPSQSNSSDQMTSDLHQSHLIAERPLQSNNSNQMNSEMNQRAERPFQSTNGDQITSSLHQMVEKGKKTFHCDSCGKIFDRKRHFVLHQKTHIGARPFPCSQCGKWFTHKLTLRLHQRIHTRENNFTYIECKKNISNRKCLVMHQSTHKGKNPSHCPQDGESYSSEFSLLNHQKMETEDRTFSCSESRENIIYKQDLIINQTTQTEEELSMCTGGDRNFNQKENFPEQLKCQPGERGISRNECNESLCEEKVFSGDRKKYTGGRPLSCIQSEKILSKNADVPHEKKIPKAESQFICTKWGKSFRQKRGLIIHQRVHTGVKPFKCSECGKSFREIGTLQRHQIIHTEEKTFTCSEFGKSFSQKKSHIWHRSTHTGVKLFPCSECHKSFKTKGVLKIHQRIHTGEKPFTCSECGKSFSRKENLKSHLRIHTGDKPFTCNECGKSFSQKQHLKSHQRIHTGENPFTCSECGKSFRQKGSFKSHQRIHTGEKPFTCSECGKSFSRKENLKSHLRIHTGDKPFTCNECGKSFSWKVHLKFHQRFHTGEKPFTCSECDKSFSQKEDLKSHQRIHTGENPFICSECGKSFNRKGNFKCHQRIHTGEKPFTCSECGKSFRQKGSFKSHQRIHTGENPFTCSECGKSFSQKEHLKSHQRFHTGEKPFTCSECGKSFSQKQHLKSHQRIHTGDNPFTCSECGKSFNRKGNFKCHQRIHTGEKPFTCSECGKHFSQNGNFKRHQRNHLHVLKVVKV from the exons ATGGCTGCAGGTGCTGGAGAACAAG CAGACAATGAGGTCAtacaggaagagaagagggagaatcgagaagaacatCCTATAGTACTGGCACTTACACAAAGACAATCAGGAAATATCTGTGAAAATCTTTCCCAGAGGACTAAAAGGGGAAACACTTGCCAAAGTCAGCAGGCATTGGAGAAGAAGCAGCGAGACCCTGCAAGAGACTCACCGGATGGAATCGCTGCTTGTGTGAGAATTGACAGGGAGGTCACAGACATCTCCAAGCAGCAGAGAGACTTGAGAGCAGAGAGACCCTCCCAGAGTAATAGCAgtgatcaaatgacttctgacctcCATCAGAGCCACTTGATAGCAGAGAGACCATTACAAAGTAACAACAGTAATCAAATGAATTCTGAAATGAACCAgagagcagagagacccttccAGAGTACTAACGGTGATCAAATTACTTCTTCTCTGCACCAAATggtggagaaagggaagaaaaccTTTCACTGTGATAGCTGTGGGAAAATCTTTGATAGGAAACGTCATTTTGTATTGCACCAGAAAACTCACATAGGAGCAAGACCTTTTCCATGCTCTCAGTGTGGAAAATGGTTCACACATAAGTTAACCCTGAgattacaccagagaatccacactcgAGAGAACAATTTCACTTATATTGAATGTAAGAAAAACATTTCCAACAGGAAATGTCTAGTAATGCACCAAAGTACACACAAAGGTAAGAACCCCTCTCATTGCCCTCAAGATGGGGAATCTTACAGCTCTGAGTTCTCTTTATTAAATCACCAGAAAATGGAGACAGAAGACAGAACATTTTCATGCTCTGAAAGTAGGGAAAACATCATTTACAAGCAAGACTTAATAATAAACCAAACAACACAGACAGAAGAAGAATTATCCATGTGTACTGGTGGTGACAGAAACTTCAATCAGAAAGAAAACTTCCCAGAACAATTAAAATGCCAACCAGGTGAGAGAGGAATTTCACGTAATGAATGCAATGAAAGCTTATGTGAGGAGAAAGTATTTTCAggagacagaaaaaaatatactggtgggagaccattgtcttgtattCAGTCTGAAAAAATCTTAAGTAAGAATGCTGATGTTCCACATGAGAAGAAAATCCCCAAAGCAGAAAGCCAGTTTATATGTACTAAGTGGGGTAAAAGCTTCAGGCAGAAGCGTGGCCTCATCATTCACCAGAGAGTCCACACCGGAgtgaaaccatttaaatgtagtgagtgtggtaaaagtttcagggAGATTGGAACCCTGCAACGGCACCAGATAATCCATACAgaagaaaaaacatttacatgtagtgaatttggcaaaagcttcagtcagaagaaATCTCACATTTGGCATCGAAGTACCCACACTGGAGTCAAACTGTTCCCATGCTCTGAGTGTCATAAAAGCTTTAAAACAAAGGGAGTACTGAAAatccatcagagaatccacacaggagagaagccatttacatgtagtgagtgtggtaaaagtttcagtagGAAAGAAAATCTCAAATCTCACctaagaatccacacaggagacaagccatttacatgtaatgagtgtGGGAAAAGTTTCAGTCAGAAACAACATCTCAAAtctcaccagagaatccacacaggagagaatccatttacatgtagtgagtgtggtaaaagttttaGACAGAAAGGAAGCTTCAAatcccaccagagaatccacacaggagagaagccatttacatgtagtgagtgtggtaaaagtttcagtagGAAAGAAAATCTCAAATCTCACctaagaatccacacaggagacaagccatttacatgtaatgagtgtGGGAAAAGTTTCAGTTGGAAAGTGCATCTCAAATTCCACCAGAGattccacacaggagagaagccatttacatgtagtgagtgtgataaaagtttcagtCAGAAAGAAGATCTCAAAtctcaccagagaatccacacaggagagaatcCATTtatatgtagtgagtgtggtaaaagtttcaatcGGAAAGGAAACTTCAAATGTCAccaaagaatccacacaggagagaagccatttacatgtagtgaatgtggtaaaagttttaGACAGAAAGGAAGCTTCAAatcccaccagagaatccacacaggagagaatccatttacatgtagtgagtgtggtaaaagtttcagtcagAAAGAACATCTCAAATCCCACCAGAGattccacacaggagagaagccatttacatgtagtgagtgtggtaaaagtttcagtcagAAACAACATCTCAAAtctcaccagagaatccacacaggagataatccatttacatgtagtgagtgtggtaaaagtttcaatcGGAAAGGAAACTTCAAAtgtcaccagagaatccacacaggagagaagccatttacatgtagtgagtgtggcaAACATTTCAGTCAGAATGGAAACTTCAAACGTCaccagagaaaccatttacatgtattgaAAGTAGTAAAAGTTTAA